Proteins from a genomic interval of Pseudomonas asplenii:
- a CDS encoding phage holin family protein, giving the protein MAGDESENTGSSTRRLGAAFLGLLHSHVELFGIELQEQKARTVSLLLFAGLALVFGMLLLVGLSALVLILVWDTYRLAGIIGLCVFYSLAALFCGLRLKAAIFDESSPFHATLEELANDRKRLLP; this is encoded by the coding sequence ATGGCTGGCGACGAATCGGAAAACACCGGGTCCTCCACCCGACGCCTCGGCGCGGCCTTCCTCGGCCTGCTGCACAGCCACGTCGAACTGTTCGGCATCGAGTTGCAGGAACAGAAGGCACGCACCGTCAGCCTGCTGTTGTTCGCCGGGCTGGCGCTGGTCTTCGGCATGCTGCTGCTGGTCGGGCTGTCGGCGCTGGTGCTGATCCTGGTCTGGGACACCTACCGCCTGGCCGGCATCATCGGTTTGTGCGTTTTCTACAGCCTGGCCGCGCTGTTCTGTGGCCTGCGCCTGAAAGCGGCGATCTTCGATGAGTCCTCTCCCTTCCATGCCACGCTCGAAGAGCTGGCCAACGACCGCAAGCGACTGCTGCCATGA
- a CDS encoding EAL domain-containing protein, translating into MIDGQPLACFQPFIDTATGRIAGVEALGRLRQADGQLTSVGPLFADPRTPATALRRLDRQVRDNALSRLHEAPDEWFLSLNISPRWISRLRQGQALPSLKQLQQHGVDPRRIVFEITELGGDSQQLAEVVARYRTAGARIAIDDFGAGYSQLDRVLALQPDILKLDMRLFQAAARGGPSSEVVKALAQMAEKTGCWIIAEGVETEAELSFALECGSRYVQGYLFAKAEQAFFRSDAFVDRFAELRERYVQQKLAERARLMKLRLQLGELMGLLQAWAQAQAPLSQLPQLDNYPWLLRFYQCDRHGTQLTPNLEWRHQAWQADSSYVGHNWSWRPYFYQLLAEGWDERRLTLSGTYRDATTNQYCLTAGQFFDDGRRLLLIDIDAAGL; encoded by the coding sequence GTGATCGACGGGCAACCGCTCGCTTGCTTTCAGCCATTCATCGATACCGCCACCGGACGGATAGCCGGTGTCGAGGCACTGGGCCGACTGCGCCAGGCAGATGGACAATTGACCTCGGTCGGACCGCTGTTCGCCGACCCGCGTACGCCCGCGACGGCCTTGCGCCGCCTCGATCGGCAGGTCCGCGACAATGCCTTGTCCCGGCTGCATGAAGCCCCGGACGAGTGGTTTCTGAGCCTGAACATATCGCCCCGCTGGATCAGTCGCCTGAGACAGGGGCAGGCGTTACCGAGCCTGAAACAGTTGCAACAGCATGGCGTGGACCCACGCCGTATCGTCTTCGAGATTACCGAACTGGGTGGCGACAGCCAGCAGCTCGCCGAAGTGGTTGCTCGCTATCGTACCGCCGGCGCCCGGATCGCCATCGACGACTTCGGTGCCGGCTATTCGCAACTGGACCGGGTATTGGCCTTGCAGCCGGATATTCTCAAGCTCGACATGCGCCTGTTCCAGGCCGCAGCCCGTGGCGGTCCGAGCAGCGAGGTGGTCAAGGCGCTCGCGCAGATGGCAGAGAAGACCGGTTGCTGGATCATCGCCGAAGGGGTCGAGACCGAGGCGGAACTGAGTTTTGCCCTGGAATGCGGCTCGCGTTATGTCCAGGGTTACCTGTTCGCCAAGGCCGAGCAGGCGTTTTTTCGCAGCGACGCCTTCGTCGACCGCTTCGCCGAACTGCGCGAACGTTATGTACAGCAGAAACTCGCCGAACGGGCGCGGCTGATGAAACTGCGCCTGCAACTGGGCGAACTCATGGGCCTTCTCCAGGCTTGGGCACAGGCCCAGGCGCCACTCAGCCAATTGCCACAGCTGGACAACTATCCCTGGCTGCTGCGCTTTTACCAGTGCGACCGACACGGTACGCAGCTCACGCCGAACCTGGAATGGCGCCACCAAGCCTGGCAGGCCGACAGCAGCTACGTGGGGCACAACTGGTCATGGCGCCCGTATTTCTACCAGTTGCTGGCCGAAGGTTGGGACGAACGCCGCCTGACCCTGTCCGGCACCTACCGCGACGCCACCACCAACCAGTACTGCCTCACCGCCGGGCAGTTCTTCGACGATGGCCGGCGCCTGCTGCTCATCGATATCGATGCCGCCGGTCTCTGA
- a CDS encoding deoxyguanosinetriphosphate triphosphohydrolase: MDWQTLLNRERLGKPLHSPQELGRSPFHKDHDRIIFSGAFRRLGRKTQVHPVSSNDHIHTRLTHSLEVSCVGRSLGMRVGETLRGALPDWCEPSDLGMVVQSACLAHDIGNPPFGHSGEDAIRHWFQQAAGRGWLDDMSVAERADFLNFEGNAQGFRVLTQLEYHQFDGGTRLTYATLGTYLKYPWSARHADSLGYKKHKFGCYQSELPILEQIAHKLGLPQLEEQRWARHPLVYLMEAADDICYALIDLEDGLEMDLLDYEQVESLLLDLVGDDLPETYRLLGPQDSRRRKLAILRGKAIEHLTNAAARAFVEQQDALLAGTLPGDLVEHMEGPAKRCVLNAKDIARKKIFQDKRKTLHEIGAYTTLEILLNAFCGAALEQHGGRTPSFKNRRILDLLGNNAPPANVSLHSSFLRMIDFIAGMTDSYATEMAREMTGRSSPQ, translated from the coding sequence TTGGACTGGCAAACCCTGCTTAACCGCGAACGCCTGGGAAAGCCCTTGCACAGCCCGCAAGAGCTGGGCCGCAGCCCTTTCCACAAAGACCATGACCGCATCATCTTCTCCGGAGCGTTTCGCCGCCTGGGGCGCAAGACCCAGGTTCACCCGGTCTCGAGCAACGATCACATCCACACCCGCCTGACCCACTCACTGGAAGTCAGTTGCGTCGGTCGCTCCCTCGGCATGCGCGTTGGCGAAACGCTGCGCGGTGCCCTGCCCGACTGGTGCGAACCGAGCGACCTGGGGATGGTCGTGCAATCGGCCTGCCTGGCCCACGACATAGGTAACCCACCGTTCGGTCATTCGGGCGAAGATGCGATCCGCCACTGGTTCCAACAGGCCGCCGGACGCGGCTGGCTGGACGACATGAGCGTTGCCGAACGGGCCGACTTTCTCAATTTCGAGGGCAATGCCCAGGGATTCCGGGTTCTGACCCAGCTTGAGTACCATCAGTTCGATGGTGGCACCCGTCTGACCTACGCGACCCTGGGTACCTACCTCAAGTACCCCTGGAGCGCCCGCCACGCCGATTCGCTGGGTTACAAGAAGCACAAGTTCGGCTGCTACCAGAGCGAACTGCCGATCCTCGAACAGATCGCCCACAAGCTCGGCCTGCCCCAGCTGGAAGAGCAGCGCTGGGCCCGCCATCCGCTGGTCTACCTGATGGAGGCCGCCGATGACATCTGCTATGCGCTGATCGACCTGGAGGACGGGCTGGAGATGGATCTGCTCGACTATGAGCAGGTCGAATCGCTGCTGCTCGATCTGGTCGGTGACGATCTGCCGGAAACCTATCGCCTGCTGGGCCCGCAGGACTCGCGCCGCCGCAAGCTGGCCATCCTGCGCGGCAAGGCCATCGAACACCTGACCAATGCCGCCGCCAGGGCCTTCGTCGAACAGCAGGACGCCCTGCTGGCGGGCACCCTGCCGGGTGATCTGGTGGAACACATGGAAGGTCCGGCCAAACGCTGCGTGCTCAACGCCAAGGACATCGCCCGCAAGAAGATCTTCCAGGACAAACGCAAGACGCTGCACGAGATCGGCGCCTACACCACCCTGGAAATTCTCCTGAACGCTTTCTGCGGCGCGGCCCTGGAGCAGCACGGCGGTCGTACGCCGTCGTTCAAGAACCGACGGATTCTCGACCTGCTCGGCAACAACGCCCCACCTGCGAACGTATCGCTGCACAGCTCGTTCCTGCGCATGATCGACTTCATCGCGGGCATGACCGACAGCTACGCCACTGAAATGGCCCGGGAAATGACCGGACGTTCCAGCCCCCAGTGA
- a CDS encoding response regulator → MPKENLRVLLVEDHPFQLAATQSLLHSYGFHLLTPASNATEALRAMEATPTPFDLMLCDQCLPDIPGLELIHRANQRGKIRQAILLSSLSLEELRILNQTALLRHIPLLGCLSKPLNGLALKSVLGSRGAS, encoded by the coding sequence ATGCCCAAAGAAAACCTGCGCGTATTGCTGGTGGAGGACCATCCCTTTCAACTGGCCGCTACGCAGAGCCTGCTCCACAGCTATGGCTTCCACCTCCTCACTCCGGCGTCGAACGCCACCGAGGCCCTGAGAGCCATGGAAGCCACGCCAACCCCCTTCGACCTGATGCTGTGCGATCAGTGCCTACCCGACATTCCCGGGCTTGAGCTGATCCACCGAGCCAATCAGCGCGGCAAGATCAGGCAGGCTATCCTGCTCAGCAGTCTCAGCCTCGAAGAACTGCGGATACTCAACCAGACCGCGTTGCTGCGGCACATCCCCCTGTTGGGCTGCCTGAGCAAACCGCTCAATGGCCTGGCACTGAAAAGCGTATTGGGCAGTCGAGGGGCTTCGTAG
- a CDS encoding S-type pyocin domain-containing protein has translation MPNPPKGYKNSGVEPVDIHAQRWAEYKDFPPKEEAKPNSLGCVFAKSCDLPNGIIDHKRLAGFIPVEKVGNYGEFAILGGRETDAQGNIPLKKVSGAVPATLGTLLLGGVATAAGVSCGGLCTAGTAIAGGSGLTGSSAVGGVLTTGVAAGALAGFVALLWPSSLGDSSLYTEEQLQSLKQGRTRLRIHVEQQADGTLKGYGYNTQSRTDWEMIPVVQFVEQGSQQVADFGDGVTLIWTPAVDPSSTSGIPPSEGAPQAPQIWIYPPSEKADNIIVNPIYPPEYKDFILVFPADSGVQPLYIVMNVRRKPGTVTGQGQDVVGVWLADAGVGLGVPAPSQIADQLRGREFKDFDSFRQAFWELVANDPELSQQFNERNLKGMLNGLAPVTPRAGHAGKRIAFELHHIELIKDGGEVYDTDNINVVTPRRHIDIHRGVE, from the coding sequence GTGCCGAACCCGCCAAAGGGCTACAAGAATAGCGGCGTTGAACCTGTTGATATCCATGCCCAGCGTTGGGCCGAATACAAAGACTTTCCTCCGAAAGAAGAAGCCAAGCCCAACAGCTTGGGTTGTGTGTTCGCTAAGAGCTGCGATCTTCCAAACGGCATCATCGATCACAAGAGACTAGCCGGATTTATCCCTGTCGAGAAGGTAGGCAACTACGGCGAGTTTGCCATTCTCGGTGGTCGCGAAACGGATGCACAGGGAAATATTCCCCTCAAGAAAGTGAGCGGTGCTGTACCGGCAACACTGGGCACCCTTCTATTGGGTGGCGTTGCTACGGCTGCTGGTGTGTCTTGTGGCGGCCTATGCACTGCTGGAACTGCCATTGCTGGCGGTAGTGGTTTAACAGGTTCTAGTGCTGTTGGTGGAGTGCTGACTACTGGTGTAGCTGCTGGTGCTTTGGCTGGCTTTGTTGCATTGCTGTGGCCTTCCAGTCTGGGAGATAGCAGCCTGTACACAGAAGAACAACTTCAATCCCTCAAGCAAGGCCGCACGCGGCTTCGGATTCACGTTGAGCAACAGGCCGACGGCACCTTAAAAGGGTATGGGTACAACACCCAAAGCCGCACTGACTGGGAGATGATTCCAGTGGTGCAATTCGTTGAGCAAGGTTCTCAACAGGTCGCAGATTTTGGTGATGGGGTAACCCTGATATGGACGCCAGCCGTTGACCCGTCCAGCACGTCAGGAATCCCACCGTCAGAGGGTGCCCCTCAAGCGCCTCAGATATGGATTTATCCGCCATCTGAAAAAGCAGATAACATCATCGTCAACCCGATTTACCCGCCCGAGTACAAAGACTTCATTCTGGTATTTCCTGCTGACTCGGGAGTACAACCGCTTTACATCGTGATGAACGTCCGTAGAAAGCCAGGCACTGTTACTGGCCAAGGGCAGGACGTGGTAGGAGTCTGGCTTGCAGATGCTGGCGTAGGGTTGGGCGTACCTGCCCCCTCACAGATCGCAGATCAACTGCGGGGGCGTGAATTCAAGGACTTCGACTCATTTCGGCAAGCATTTTGGGAGCTGGTAGCCAACGACCCGGAGCTAAGTCAGCAGTTCAACGAACGCAATCTGAAAGGCATGTTGAATGGTCTGGCGCCTGTTACACCGAGAGCCGGACATGCAGGAAAGCGAATCGCATTTGAGCTGCACCACATCGAATTAATTAAAGATGGTGGTGAGGTGTACGATACCGACAACATAAATGTCGTCACCCCAAGGCGGCATATCGACATTCACAGGGGAGTTGAGTAA
- a CDS encoding bacteriocin immunity protein, whose product MGLKIQLADYTEQEFKALIQAIEDAKTEEERGELVDHFNKIVPHPAGSDLLFYPEAGEDDSADGVARTVSDYCRANGLPGFKN is encoded by the coding sequence ATGGGATTGAAGATCCAATTGGCCGACTACACGGAACAGGAGTTCAAAGCTCTGATTCAGGCGATTGAAGATGCAAAGACTGAGGAAGAGCGTGGTGAGCTTGTCGATCACTTCAACAAGATTGTTCCCCATCCAGCAGGAAGCGACCTCCTATTTTATCCAGAAGCTGGCGAGGATGATTCAGCAGATGGCGTGGCACGCACAGTGAGCGACTATTGCCGGGCGAATGGTCTACCGGGCTTTAAGAACTGA
- a CDS encoding RelA/SpoT domain-containing protein, whose translation MVVGFPGGSKSRVNAAGYSIRDQRASVEDMHVIDEWRAAHRIVLNTFQASLRSRTRGKQIVVAQRHKRKNTIFHKLMRLPKMELSRMDDVAGCRLIFRSIEELYEFRESFHKARFNHKRKNETDKYDYIKRPKQTGYRGIHDVYSYDVRSKNGDQYRGLLLEIQYRTLVQHAWATAVEVIGFITESQPKFQQGDKRYENCMALASEILSRAHERKTGPFPDYSDGELLQRFEAVDKEIHIIRTLTGLNSSETVYTDSRNSILIFKEDGSLEVRSFKEAPDALRELFRLERDYPTLDVVLVKADTNEEIRMAFKNYFSDAKDFIKLLTEGQHILELTA comes from the coding sequence ATGGTCGTAGGTTTTCCGGGGGGCTCGAAATCGCGCGTCAATGCTGCTGGCTATAGCATCCGCGACCAGCGTGCGAGCGTTGAAGATATGCACGTAATTGATGAGTGGCGAGCTGCCCACCGTATCGTCTTGAATACATTCCAAGCGAGCTTGCGAAGTCGCACTCGAGGTAAGCAAATCGTTGTTGCTCAAAGGCATAAACGCAAGAACACGATCTTCCATAAGTTGATGCGACTTCCAAAGATGGAACTATCCCGCATGGATGATGTAGCGGGATGTCGCCTCATATTTCGCTCGATTGAAGAACTATATGAGTTTCGCGAGAGCTTTCATAAGGCACGATTCAATCACAAGCGCAAAAATGAAACCGACAAATACGATTACATCAAGCGCCCGAAACAAACAGGCTACAGAGGCATCCACGATGTCTACTCATATGATGTGCGGTCAAAGAATGGTGATCAGTACCGTGGGCTGTTACTCGAAATCCAGTATAGAACCCTAGTTCAACATGCGTGGGCAACGGCAGTTGAAGTTATTGGCTTCATCACTGAAAGTCAGCCAAAGTTCCAGCAGGGCGACAAAAGATATGAAAATTGCATGGCTCTTGCCAGCGAGATTCTCAGTAGAGCCCACGAACGCAAAACTGGTCCATTTCCTGATTATAGCGATGGGGAATTGCTGCAGAGATTTGAAGCTGTTGATAAAGAGATTCATATCATCAGAACCCTTACAGGGCTGAATTCTTCGGAAACGGTGTACACAGACAGTCGAAACTCCATTCTCATTTTCAAAGAAGATGGCAGCCTCGAGGTGAGGAGCTTTAAAGAAGCTCCAGATGCATTAAGGGAGCTATTTCGATTGGAGAGGGACTATCCCACCCTTGATGTTGTTCTCGTAAAGGCGGACACGAACGAAGAGATTCGTATGGCGTTTAAGAACTACTTCTCTGATGCAAAGGATTTCATAAAACTACTGACAGAAGGACAGCATATCCTCGAATTGACGGCCTGA
- a CDS encoding recombinase family protein, whose protein sequence is MANIGYVRVSSVDQNTDRQLDGVALDEVFTDRVSGATTDRPELQAMLRHIRKGDVLHVHSIDRLARSLEDLLSLVKGMIAKGVAVQFHKEGLHFTGEASPMQELMLGLLGSVAQFERALIRERQAEGIQKAKAAGVYKGRVKTVDDAAIRKAMAEDGASFRKVAKALGVSLSSVQRAMKN, encoded by the coding sequence ATGGCGAACATCGGCTATGTACGGGTTTCATCGGTTGACCAGAACACGGATCGTCAGTTGGACGGTGTTGCACTGGATGAAGTGTTCACCGACAGGGTGTCAGGAGCGACAACAGACCGCCCTGAGCTACAGGCAATGCTTCGCCACATCCGCAAGGGTGATGTTCTTCACGTCCACAGCATCGACCGTCTGGCTCGTTCATTAGAAGACCTGCTGTCTCTGGTGAAGGGGATGATTGCCAAGGGTGTGGCGGTGCAGTTCCACAAGGAAGGTCTCCACTTCACTGGCGAAGCCAGCCCTATGCAGGAACTCATGTTGGGCCTGTTGGGCAGCGTCGCTCAGTTTGAGCGTGCATTGATCCGTGAACGTCAGGCAGAAGGCATCCAGAAGGCCAAGGCAGCTGGTGTCTACAAGGGGCGTGTGAAGACGGTGGATGATGCAGCCATCCGCAAGGCAATGGCAGAAGACGGGGCTTCATTTCGCAAGGTGGCAAAGGCTCTTGGCGTGAGTCTGAGCAGTGTACAGCGGGCTATGAAAAACTAG
- the tnpA gene encoding IS66-like element accessory protein TnpA produces MRQRSSYPKPFKAQVVQECLQPGATVSSVAISHGINANVIRKWMPLYRDQPAATSLPAFVPLKAAPKRPAEASVIIELPMAGQVITVKWPTSDPEGCAQFIRAVAQ; encoded by the coding sequence ATGCGCCAACGAAGCTCTTATCCGAAACCGTTCAAAGCCCAGGTCGTTCAGGAATGCCTGCAACCAGGGGCAACCGTGTCGAGTGTTGCCATCAGCCACGGCATCAATGCCAATGTCATCCGCAAATGGATGCCGCTCTATCGAGACCAGCCTGCAGCGACTTCACTACCGGCATTCGTTCCGCTAAAAGCCGCACCTAAACGGCCAGCCGAAGCGTCAGTGATCATCGAGTTGCCCATGGCCGGCCAAGTGATCACAGTGAAATGGCCAACCTCAGATCCCGAGGGCTGCGCGCAATTTATACGGGCTGTGGCCCAATGA
- the tnpB gene encoding IS66 family insertion sequence element accessory protein TnpB (TnpB, as the term is used for proteins encoded by IS66 family insertion elements, is considered an accessory protein, since TnpC, encoded by a neighboring gene, is a DDE family transposase.), with protein sequence MIRINAIWLATEPMDMRAGTETALARVIAVFGAAKPHCAYLFTNRRANRMKVLVHDGVGVWLAARRLNQGKFHWPGIRHGCEVELDSEQLQALVLGLPWQRVGAGGVISML encoded by the coding sequence ATGATCCGCATCAATGCGATCTGGCTGGCCACCGAGCCGATGGATATGCGCGCCGGTACCGAAACCGCATTAGCCCGGGTGATAGCGGTGTTCGGTGCGGCGAAGCCGCACTGCGCTTATCTGTTCACCAATCGCCGGGCTAACCGGATGAAGGTGCTGGTGCATGATGGTGTGGGCGTCTGGCTTGCCGCGCGGCGCCTGAATCAAGGCAAGTTTCACTGGCCCGGCATTCGCCACGGCTGCGAGGTCGAACTCGACAGCGAACAACTCCAGGCGTTGGTACTGGGTTTGCCGTGGCAGCGAGTCGGCGCGGGTGGCGTGATCAGCATGCTGTAA
- the tnpC gene encoding IS66 family transposase, translating to MTFSPNLDQMTPEQLRALAAQALQLQSQVEAMSRKIQNDETIIEQLTYEIALLKRHKFAKRSEQISPAQGSLLDDLLDTDLEAIEAELKQLLPASSQAEPRQSPKRAPLPPQFPRTVIRHEPENTQCACGCQLQRIGEDVSEKLDYTPGVFTVEQHVRGKWACRQCETLIQAPVPAQVIDKGIPTAGLLAHVMVAKFADHLPLYRQEKIFGRAGLAIARSTLAQWVGQTGVRLQPLVDALREAVLNQGVIHADETPVQMLAPGEKKTHRAYVWAYSTTPFSALKAVVYDFSPSRAGEHARNFLGDWNGKLVCDDFAGYKAGFEQGITEIGCMAHARRKFFDLHVANKSQLAEQALHSISGLYEVERQARDMSDEDRWRIRQEMAVPIFKKLHDWMLAQRDLVPNGSATAKALDYSLKRWVALTRYLDDGAVPIDNNQVENQIRPWALGRSNWLFAGSLRSGKRAAAIMSLIQSARMNGHDPYAYLKDVLARLPTQRASEIGQLLPHQWVPA from the coding sequence ATGACTTTCTCGCCCAACCTCGACCAGATGACCCCGGAACAGCTTCGTGCCTTGGCGGCACAGGCGTTGCAGTTGCAGTCCCAAGTCGAGGCGATGAGCAGAAAGATCCAGAACGATGAAACCATCATCGAGCAGCTCACTTACGAAATTGCCCTGCTCAAACGCCACAAGTTTGCCAAGCGCAGCGAGCAAATCAGTCCGGCGCAAGGCAGCTTGCTGGATGACCTGCTCGATACAGACCTTGAAGCTATCGAGGCAGAGCTGAAACAGCTCCTCCCAGCTTCGTCACAGGCCGAGCCACGGCAATCCCCCAAACGTGCGCCATTGCCACCGCAGTTTCCACGCACGGTGATTCGTCACGAACCGGAAAACACTCAGTGCGCTTGTGGCTGCCAACTTCAACGCATCGGCGAAGACGTTAGCGAGAAGCTGGATTACACGCCAGGCGTGTTTACCGTCGAGCAGCATGTACGTGGTAAATGGGCCTGCCGTCAGTGCGAAACACTGATCCAAGCGCCGGTGCCAGCGCAGGTTATCGACAAAGGTATCCCGACCGCAGGCTTGCTGGCCCACGTAATGGTGGCCAAGTTTGCCGATCACTTGCCGCTGTACCGGCAGGAGAAAATTTTTGGCCGCGCCGGGCTGGCAATCGCTCGCTCGACCTTGGCCCAGTGGGTCGGACAAACCGGTGTGCGGCTCCAGCCGCTTGTCGATGCACTGCGTGAAGCCGTGCTGAACCAAGGTGTGATTCACGCTGATGAAACACCGGTGCAAATGCTTGCGCCGGGTGAGAAGAAAACCCACCGAGCCTATGTCTGGGCCTACAGCACGACGCCGTTTTCGGCGCTCAAAGCTGTGGTTTACGATTTCAGCCCAAGCCGTGCAGGCGAACATGCGCGCAACTTCCTGGGCGACTGGAACGGCAAGTTGGTCTGCGATGACTTCGCTGGCTACAAAGCAGGTTTTGAGCAAGGCATCACTGAAATCGGCTGCATGGCCCACGCCCGTCGCAAGTTTTTCGACCTGCATGTTGCGAACAAAAGTCAGTTGGCCGAACAAGCGCTGCACTCGATCAGCGGCTTGTACGAAGTCGAGCGCCAAGCGCGGGACATGAGTGATGAAGATCGTTGGCGAATACGTCAGGAAATGGCGGTACCGATCTTCAAAAAACTGCATGACTGGATGTTGGCCCAGCGCGACTTGGTGCCCAACGGATCAGCCACGGCCAAAGCCCTCGACTACAGCCTGAAACGCTGGGTAGCGCTGACGCGCTACCTGGACGATGGAGCTGTGCCGATCGATAACAATCAGGTCGAGAACCAGATACGGCCATGGGCACTCGGGCGCTCGAACTGGCTGTTTGCCGGGTCGCTGCGCAGTGGTAAACGGGCGGCTGCAATCATGAGCCTGATCCAGTCGGCACGCATGAATGGGCATGATCCGTATGCCTATCTCAAAGATGTGCTGGCGCGGCTGCCGACACAGCGGGCCAGTGAGATCGGGCAGTTGCTGCCGCATCAGTGGGTGCCTGCCTAA
- a CDS encoding DUF4393 domain-containing protein: MSEEESGERSNTVKGTIEAATGLVKAIPIYDDMLQPAAKQLGKTLETVCKAVNMALAPVSGLVWGYEQFQAFIDTKVADRLKDIPAEDIITPKPNVAGPAIEALRYAGHEESLTDMYANLLAAAMDKSTADGAHPAFVEIIKQLTPDEARLIAYFMRVVPFPLITIRSESKANGGGFDAMKNVSLFGREASLEVSDLIPSYLDNLCRLGLIQIPENYSYTGSGVYDELEGSETVVAMKQVIEQHQEERVCRFDRKAVVVTSLGKQFGSICVKNHQGTPKNPA; encoded by the coding sequence ATGAGCGAGGAAGAGAGCGGCGAACGTAGCAACACCGTCAAGGGCACCATAGAAGCCGCTACCGGATTAGTGAAGGCGATCCCCATTTACGATGACATGCTTCAGCCAGCCGCAAAGCAGCTTGGAAAGACACTGGAAACAGTCTGCAAGGCTGTGAACATGGCTCTCGCACCGGTTAGCGGCTTGGTCTGGGGTTATGAACAGTTTCAGGCGTTCATCGATACCAAGGTTGCAGACCGCCTCAAAGATATTCCTGCTGAAGACATCATAACGCCCAAACCAAACGTCGCAGGCCCCGCTATTGAAGCGCTCCGGTATGCGGGACACGAAGAATCATTAACAGACATGTACGCCAACCTCCTTGCTGCTGCGATGGATAAGAGCACCGCCGATGGCGCTCACCCCGCGTTCGTGGAAATCATCAAGCAACTCACTCCCGATGAAGCGAGATTAATAGCATATTTCATGCGTGTAGTGCCGTTTCCATTAATTACTATTCGTTCAGAATCAAAGGCAAATGGGGGGGGATTTGATGCTATGAAGAATGTCTCTCTGTTTGGGCGAGAGGCAAGTTTGGAGGTGTCAGATCTGATTCCAAGCTACTTGGATAACCTTTGTCGTCTTGGCCTGATCCAAATCCCAGAGAATTACAGTTACACAGGCTCCGGAGTCTATGATGAATTAGAGGGTAGCGAAACCGTAGTAGCGATGAAGCAAGTTATTGAGCAGCATCAAGAAGAGCGTGTATGCAGGTTTGATAGGAAGGCGGTAGTTGTTACCAGTCTCGGTAAGCAATTCGGAAGTATTTGTGTAAAAAATCATCAGGGAACCCCTAAAAACCCTGCTTAA
- a CDS encoding helix-turn-helix domain-containing protein, translating to MQPNQNLRKGFGQRIRELRTSQGFSQEAFADRCGFVRTYMSRIETGTANPSLDAAKVLADGLGITLSELLQGL from the coding sequence ATGCAGCCAAATCAGAATCTGAGAAAGGGCTTCGGCCAACGAATCCGAGAACTACGCACCAGTCAGGGCTTCAGTCAGGAAGCTTTCGCTGATCGGTGCGGGTTCGTTCGTACGTACATGTCACGAATTGAGACGGGCACAGCTAACCCCAGCCTAGATGCGGCCAAGGTGCTTGCTGATGGATTGGGAATAACCTTGTCAGAGCTGCTACAAGGGCTTTGA
- a CDS encoding DUF6945 domain-containing protein yields MTESFCKLPRPLMAATQWVSLTTGEHLALSGQDKILWVWMKDRYDFFIAQRKDWFDNQDEIAKFTGCSVSTVKRFIGLLSKHGYMKKTQRRMHGCAHSNSYTIVQDLMLAPVVKAKPSPLPLVQQMQEERSEYAPIIFPVSVTYTKPVIVPPEPVSFHPSVQDYSDDEPQWGEVRSSG; encoded by the coding sequence ATGACCGAATCATTCTGCAAACTGCCACGCCCCTTAATGGCTGCCACGCAATGGGTTAGCTTAACAACTGGTGAACACTTGGCTCTCAGTGGTCAAGACAAGATTCTTTGGGTCTGGATGAAAGACCGATACGACTTCTTCATCGCCCAACGCAAAGACTGGTTTGATAACCAAGATGAAATCGCCAAGTTCACTGGTTGCAGTGTCAGCACGGTGAAGCGATTCATTGGTCTCTTGAGTAAACATGGTTACATGAAAAAGACTCAGCGTCGGATGCATGGGTGTGCTCACTCCAACAGTTACACCATCGTTCAAGACTTGATGCTGGCGCCTGTTGTAAAAGCTAAGCCTTCGCCACTGCCATTGGTGCAGCAGATGCAGGAAGAGCGTTCAGAATATGCACCAATCATATTCCCTGTATCGGTGACATACACGAAGCCAGTGATCGTGCCTCCTGAACCGGTGAGCTTCCATCCGAGCGTACAAGACTATTCGGATGATGAGCCTCAGTGGGGGGAAGTCCGAAGCTCAGGTTGA